One stretch of Toxoplasma gondii ME49 chromosome XI, whole genome shotgun sequence DNA includes these proteins:
- a CDS encoding hypothetical protein (encoded by transcript TGME49_313940), with protein MPSFSPRQAFFIIRNIFLLYCCLKRHPVLPPQGADGQAITHTEIAENVPVTQTTTPRPHKPPKTRSSRGPAPPIPNEDQIILNPVRFGHFLHPGGEPIFLEEEVFRDSSPLTSASSSSLPRDLPGPVASDTSSDDSNASPDVIHSADANTQAHASSGETAGRASLSSDDAATVKKHLPRPPVSGHVTFVQGEGISSPMDAHEESHSRSSLADGQGNMHSSDSNDEAGATPRPSDYEGPGALSPPEGKRGRAGAEHESDDSTLLPAPVTEKPGTPIEMERDDPRREPDDIFIDDPIFGDEKTYNSAGELIAVGNTSVKKQTQAGDEREKQSDQAARRDGLSPEDQEDGAAGPLGPAPNLGSPLNALATIIEEGCVHLPAT; from the exons ATGCCCTCCTTTTCGCCTCGACAAGCGTTCTTCATCATTCGCAACATTTTTCTGTTGTACTGTTGCCTTAAACGTCATCCTGTTCTTCCGCCTCAGGGTGCAGATGGCCAAG CCATAACGCATACAGAGATTGCGGAAAACGTGCCAGTTACTCAAACGACGACTCCACGACCGCACAAACCTCCAAAAACGCGAA GTTCAAGAGGTCCGGCACCTCCTATCCCCAACGAGGACCAAATCATTCTAAATCCGGTGCGGTTCGGTCACTTCCTTCATCCAGGAGGCGAGCCCATTTTCCtagaagaagaagtcttTCGAGATTCGTCTCCTCTaacgtctgcttcttcttcgtctcttccacgTGATCTTCCAGGCCCCGTTGCTTCCGATACCTCTTCTGATGACAGCAACGCGTCTCCGGATGTCATCCACAGTGCAGACGCAAATACACAGGCGCATGCTTCTTCCGGAGAGACCGCTGGACGAGCAAGTCTCTCGTCTGACGATGCTGCCACAGTTAAAAAACATTTGCCTCGTCCTCCTGTGTCTGGGCATGTGACCTTTGTTCAAGGGGAGGGTATCAGCAGTCCTATGGACGCACACGAGGAGAGTCACTCTAGATCGTCTCTGGCAGACGGCCAAGGAAACATGCACTCGTCTGACTCAAACGACGAGGCGGGAGCCACACCTAGACCAAGTGACTATGAGGGGCCCGGTGCACTTTCACCCCcggaagggaagagagggagagcaggAGCAGAACATGAATCCGACGACTCTACTCTTCTCCCGGCACCGGTGACCGAAAAACCAGGAACACCGAtagaaatggagagagatgacCCGAGAAGGGAACCTGATGATATTTTTATAGACGACCCGATTTtcggagacgaaaaaacgtACAACTCTGCAGGGGAACTCATAGCTGTCGGCAACACGAGtgtgaagaaacagacacaagcCGGAGACGAACGGGAAAAGCAATCAGACCAAGCAGCCAGAAGAGATGGATTGAGTCCAGAGGATCAAGAGGACGGTGCAGCGGGACCCCTGGGACCTGCTCCTAATCTGGGGTCTCCGTTGAATGCACTTGCCACAATCATCGAGGAGGGTTGCGTTCATTTGCCTGCGACATAG
- a CDS encoding GMC oxidoreductase (encoded by transcript TGME49_313950): MQGDSSWSYENVLPYFKRLERVTFPLDEGNRKYRGTSGPVPVSFKEPPLDPAVSAFLAAGAALGFAPQQDYNSAELEGVSPFQYNTEFGRRVTSFQSYLYTGEHDKKSRLHALFGVRATKILFDEKKRVVGVNVVKEAECSEEAWGTCDVRTIQVNEEVILAAGAVQTPQLLELSGIGAASRLEALGIDVTANLPAVGENLQDHFYTPRLYTLKKHLPAEFFHSLVVSKPWTELRREDKSKQKREENSRERGASVKSMGINKETRARETSSQSSFASRPSASNAPSASSSAFASSSPASASPSGSSAAASSIVIERLGEGAGERETAVEVTLESANRERGTRFGAILDFLLFGKGVLTTSGADAHLVTGQLVTETEEELEKEADLESLFPSSCPRNLKLPDIQIHFFNALPESGALSQFMNLPSALSRLVGSPLDWDEAFEPGEEGGEVRQSPNEMEGGHREETHAKTARQTHKFPTPHGAIMLPVLLHPRSRGFVHAKSKNPFQPPIIDPLYMQNKRDLRALVEGLKIIDRLVAEPPLRDLIKKELLPSCDFHMPHPPKSDSTLEPNAPRSSSSVCSASCSCSSAVFQSPSVSLALASGEEPSASCSVGAFREAAPAGESASAPLFSTPGRTQTTTAFPVNTFSHSAEHVEFCDFVEEYRQGKRSYESILEKLVRYFTLTLYHPVGTARMGRGRGDRGGGKAEKSRAEQQEKGRVQEVGGERETQTRSDRGFVRNGEQKRHPEERGKEHAQDGGESQTSGAQETETQKRKGKEEIWAADAVVDSRLRVCGGACVSGLRIADASVMPHLPSGNTQAAVMMIAEKAADFILEERQMRRRNAPRDLQANAEDRR; the protein is encoded by the exons atgcaag GCGATTCGTCATGGAGTTACGAGAACGTGCTGCCCTATTTCAAACGGCTCGAACGCGTTACTTTCCCTCTCGACGAAGGGAATCGAAAATACAG AGGGACTTCGGGTCCAGTTCCAGTTTCGTTTAAAGAGCCGCCGCTCGATCCTGCCGTGTCTGCGTTCCTGGCTGCCGGTGCGGCCCTCGGTTTCGCGCCTCAGCAAGATTATAACAGCGCTGAACTCGAGGGCGTTTCCCCTTTTCAGTACAACACAGAGTTCGGGAGACGCGTTACCTCCTTTCAGAGCTACTTGTACACTGGCGAGCACGACAAAAAGAGCCGCTTACACGCCCTGTTCGGCGTTCGGGCGACGAAAATTCTTTTtgacgaaaagaaacgcgtcgTTGGCGTGAACGTGGtgaaagaagcagagtgCTCGGAGGAAGCTTGGGGAACGTGCGACGTGAGAACG ATTCAGGTCAATGAAGAAGTGATTCTTGCCGCCGGAGCAGTACAGACGCCACAACTTCTCGAATTGTCAG GGATAGGTGCTGCGTCACGGCTCGAGGCCTTGGGCATCGATGTGACTGCGAATTTACCAGCAGTCGGGGAGAATCTCCAAGACCACTTTTACACGCCCCGTCTGTACACTCTCAAGAAACATTTGCCGGCAGAGTTTTTTCACTCCCTTGTCGTGAGTAAGCCGTGGACGGAGCTGCGCCGAGAGGACAAGTccaaacagaagagagaggaaaattCGCGAGAAAGGGGAGCTTCCGTGAAATCCATGGGAATCAACAAAGAGACTCGAGCGCGAGAAACTTCTTCCCAGTCTTCTTTTGCCTCCCGCCCCTCTGCCTCAAATGCGCcatctgcgtcctcttccgcgttcgcgtcttcctctcccgcttccGCCTCCCCCTCCGgctcctctgctgctgcttcttccatTGTGATAGAACGTCTTGGAGAgggagcaggagagagggaaacggcTGTGGAGGTGACTCTTGAAAGTGCAAATCGGGAACGAGGCACGCGCTTCGGTGCCATTCTCGATTTCCTCTTGTTCGGAAAAGGAGTCCTCACCACATCAG GTGCAGATGCTCATTTGGTAACAGGACAACTCGTGACGGAGACCGAggaagaactcgagaaagaagcagacttggagtctctgtttccttcctcgtgtCCCCGAAACCTGAAGCTTCCCGACATACAAATCCACTTCTTCAATG cCTTGCCAGAAAGCGGCGCGCTTTCACAGTTCATGAACTTGCCGTCTGCGCTCAGTCGCCTCGTCGGCAGCCCTCTCGACTGGGATGAAGCGTTCGAGCCTGGTGAAGAAGGTGGCGAAGTGCGACAGAGCCCGAACGAGATGGAGGGAGGCCACCGCGAAGAAACACACGCGAAAACTGCCAGGCAAACGCACAAGTTTCCCACCCCTCATGGAGCGATTATGCTGCCCGTCCTTCTTCACCCAAGAAGCAGGGGattcgtgcatgcaaagtCCAAAAACCCTTTCCAGCCTCCCATCATCGACCCTCTCTACATGCAAAACAAACGCGATCTTCGAGCACTTGTCGAGG GCCTCAAAATCATCGACCGCCTCGTCGCCGAACCACCTCTCAGAGATTTGATTAAAAAAGAATTGCTTCCGTCTTGCGACTTCCACATGCCTCACCCTCCCAAGAGTGACTCGACGCTTGAACCAAACGCCCcccgttcttcgtcttctgtttgttctgcttcttgttcttGTTCTTCAGCGGTTTTCCAGTCTCCGTCGGTGTCACTGGCACTTGCGTCGGGAGAAGAGCCCTCTGCTTCGTGCTCGGTTGGGGCGTTTCGTGAGGCTGCGCCTGCTGGCGAGTCTGCTTCTGCTCCCTTGTTCTCGACTCCCGGCAGGACTCAGACGACGACGGCGTTTCCAGTGAACACATTCTCCCACTCTGCTGAGCACGTGGAGTTTTGTGACTTCGTGGAGGAGTATCGGCAGGGGAAAAGAAGCTACGAGTCGATTCTAGAGAAACTGGTGAGGTATTTCACCCTCACGCTCTACCACCCAGTGGGGACAGCACGAATGGGTCGCggtcgcggagacagaggtggagggaaagcagagaagagcagagcggAACAACAGGAGAAAGGGCGCGTGCAAGAAGtcggaggggagagagagacacaaacgcgGTCCGACAGAGGCTTTGTCAGAAACGGCGAGCAGAAAAGACAcccagaagaacgaggaaaagaacacGCACAGGACGGGGGAGAAAGCCAGACATCCGgagcgcaggagacagaaacgcagaaaagaaaaggaaaagaagagataTGGGCGGCCGATGCCGTGGTTGATTCTCGGcttcgcgtctgcggcgGAGCCTGTGTCTCCGGTCTGAGAATTGCCGACGCTTCCGTCATGCCGCATCTGCCTTCGGGGAACACACAAGCAGCCGTCATGATGATTGCTGAGAAGGCTGCGGACTTCATtctcgaagagagacagatgcgACGACGAAATGCGCCCAGAGACCTCCAGGCCAATGCCGAAGACAGACGGTAA